In Channa argus isolate prfri chromosome 15, Channa argus male v1.0, whole genome shotgun sequence, the DNA window AGTCACATCAGAAAAGGGCTACTCTTATTAAAAATTCATAGGATTCAGTAGCCACCAAAAAATGCATAGtatgaaaatataatatgaTCTAAAATATACTAaacatagttttttgttttcagttttagatATGCTGGTCAGCGATTACAAGCTCCTAAAGATTCCAGAtgcatttttggcaggctttaataaacacaataccAGTATACAAGCTTGCATTGCATTTAATATTCTATACAGTagcagtttgtatttttatggtCACTGGCCACTTATTCaaatttgtgtaaaaatgttatgCAGCTAAACTCTTTGTAGGCAACGCAAGTTCAGAGCAGTACAATCAGGAAGGTATGTAGTAAATGCACAACAGAAAGCAGCAGCTGGTCATGGTagtaaattgaatttaaaaaatgtacattttgcatATACATCACGCTCCTCCAAAGACTGCGACTTCAACAGTAATGATATTATGGCTGAGCCCTTGTTTAAACCTTACAGACATTTGTTTACGTCTTTCAACGCtgtaaactaataaaacatGACAAGGACCAATGAAGATGTTTGAATCTGGTTTTAGACACTATGCCCGGATGAAGAAGAAATGACGAAACATACAGCATAGCCATCATTATGCTTTCAGAGCACTTTAAACATGTCAGAGCCATGCAGCAtatttgacaaaacatttggtCTCAACAGCAGGTTTGGAGACATAAAACTGATAAAACGCAGCTGTTCatatcaaaaaataaacacatcaatTTTGGTCATTTCCTTAAAATGGTCCTTATGACTACATAGGCAGACAgtaatgcagtttttaaatatatctcTGACCTTTTATGGCACAGATTTGTGATAATACGttatttatataaaagaaaaagacaacgCAATTTACATAAACTCTTCACTTATTACCGTTAATTTCAGCAAGGCACCTTTTGTCAGTTACTGCAGTATGCTGCTTACTaagacacagaaaacatgtaGTGAGCAGCTCACAGTGGTACGAGTTATTTAAGGGAGCAACGTTTTTCTGGCACAAGGTTACTGAACAATAAGTTAATAAAGATCCCAGTTCACTTCATTGTATGCCATTTAAATGCAACATAGGTGGTCACTGAGATAGAGCACACATGCTCAATGTAGCTCTCATAAGTACacagctaaaataaataaaatatcataaaatactCCATCAGTCTCCAGCCCACTCACTCAGCCATTCCTGACACTGCCTCCTCTGTTCCTCACTCTCCTTCACACTCcgttgttgttttctgtgtctcctcctctcttcctcttttctcactctctcactctcctcttcTTTAACCCTCCTGTCTTCTTCTACCCTGCGCTGCAACAGGGCCTCCACGGTAGCCGTCAGTGTCCGTACCGAGTGCTGCGGAAGCCACTTGGAATCCACCGTAGGGATAAAAGGGTCTCCAGCACTGACGAGCAGCGGCTCAGGGTCCAGGGGAATGTGAAGGAGGTGAGCGTGCAGCATCATGCGATAAGGCGCGTTGTCCGTTCCCGAGCTGTAGGTAAAGTCCCCGACGATGGGATGGCCAATTGCACTACAGTGAACCCTTAACTGATGGGTTCGACCTGAGGGAAGAGGTAATATTGAGGAGCCAGAGCAAGACCTTTAACACCTTGACAGTAAAATCCACAATTTCCATTACATGTATGAAAAAACAATAGACTACTGTTACCTGTGAGTGGCTGCAGTAGCACCTTGGTGACAGAATCTCCATCATACATCCCATATTCCAACACTGTTAGCTCAGTTTGGCAGGGCTTCGGGTTCTCACAACCTGACAAGAGAAGCAGTTGTGGGGGGAAAtcatgagaaaaaataaataaatacaactacATACTTACGCaagattacattacattagaTATATTTTAATCATAATGCCAAACTAATATCAATAAATATTCCATAACTATTTAACTCCATGTGTACGTTTCTATTTTATGGGTACTTTGTGAACTTTGTCAAAGGCCGGTTTACATCGCCTTGTAATGTCAGTGGAAATAGTGGAATAACACACAAGCACTCAAACAAATCTTACTGGACAAAATATAGAGTTTCCAGTCAGAACTTTAAAACttcttaaaacaacaaacactaaCAGTAAAAGCTAAGCCAGGTGTCAGTACCTTCTGTTCCCTCAATACACATCATATGTGTTTTTCCTTCTGTAGAGTTCTTGCCAATGGAGAAGTCCAGAGTTAGTGTCTCTTCTTTCACCCAGCCACGAATCTAGTAGGCAAACATCTTCTTTACTAATTTTATCTTTGTACATCTTCAATATCCCATAATTATCACAAGTCAGAAGAATATCCATTATGCATCTCCGCAAACAGATTCATTATTAGTGTGCAGTGTATGtcactttgtttgtctttaataCCAGAGCGAGGTAGGCTTTGGTGACGGTGCGGTCCTTGAAGCAGCGGTATGCCCGGGCGGCAGCAGCCTTATTGAGGGCGACACAAAGAGCTCCACTAGTTGAGAAATCCAACTGATGACAGAACCTGGTGGGAGGAGAAGgataaaaaaactcaaatgcTTTATTAGGGTgacatacactactcacaaaaagttagggatatttgacttttgggtaaatttatggaaaatggtcatgttacagtgatattatatcatgaaagtagaaGCATGGAATGGTAATTTCTTTATCTCAAACAATTTACTGAAACacaagctaacaacagtggtgggtataccacaacaaaaaaggtCAACGTATCAACTTGTCAATCGTTGGGAGTCGttttggtctcatgatgtcaaaatgtaaacagtgtGACTAGAGAGGAATGTTTatatacaaattgtcattgaatcAGAACATTTGGTGCTCGATTCATGTTGTGATTGTTGCagttgttagagaacagcatgccAAGGTCAAATAAGTTTACCTGTAAAGGttacagtgcattttaggtgcattctgaaatttcacccaaaagttgAATATCTCTAACTCTTTGTGAGTAGTCTATATGACCGGATGGTGTTAGTATTGATGTGTGATTCTGACCTGAATCCATAGTAGGTGCTGGGGTCCGCCAGCTGAGGAAAGTGGTGCCGAAGTTGAGCCTGCACAGTGTGTTTCTCGTACCACATCTTGCTGTCAATGCGGATGTCCCAGTGCTTGTCCACCACAATGTAGTCACTGTTCTGGTACAGCACATGCAGGGTGTCTGGGTTTGCAGGGTTTGTGGTCATCATATGGAATGTTTTACTGACACAGCTCTTCAGGCtctgtaaagacaaaaatgtgaaCATCCCACAAAGTagttatgtacagtacataaagaCTGACTGGACAGTCAGATGTCATTATCTGAACCAAGCAATACTGTAAGAAGATCTAACTCTTAAATAAAGGTTAACATATCGTCAAAGTAACTAAAGTGAATATGCCAACTCATCAACAAATATTTATCACTCAACCAAAGACACATCTCGAGTTAGTTACTATTGCCAAATACGGACAATGTACACGTAAGTAAAACTATCCAGTATAAATAAAACCTCTGCTACATAACAGCAAATTAGTCACTGGTTAGCGCGTTAGCCTGGTTTGTTTGTTAGCCTTTTTATGCTAACACCTTAGGAAAAATAAGAGCTTCGTCATGATGCTGCCAGTATCTGCATAACTAACCTAAATGACAGATAAGACAGTTTACAACATTAActtaatgttaatattaacCTGTGGCATATTTTAATACATACCGAATTTCAGCGTACATTTAATaaggaaaacacagatgtaAACAAGACTACAAAGTTCCCTGTATTGCCCTGCAGCGtgtcttgttatttttttcttcttcttcttcttctttttccttcttcttcttctttgattATTGTGGTGGGAATCAACACACTGTGAAAGGTGCATATCGCCACCTAAGGCTACGGAGGGTGTAACTATACGACTGTGTGTTGTCTCTTGGGTTAATTCAAAAGagctggttttgtttgtgtttttgtttgtgtgtttgtttatgttttaagaaTCTGTCTATGTTACAAATTTAGACTGTAGCCTACTAGGTTATACTCAAGCAAGCTATCCAAGTATGCAGCTAGTGGCAaatcctattttattttatctttttaaataatgtattttatttgaggTTTTCCCCCCAGCAAGAAAGGCAGAATGAGTTATTgtcttgttgtttattttcttgctCCTGGACTAAATAATGGACATTATATGCAATTTAAAGAATGGACAGTGGCCTGTGTAGAGAACCATTCCCATGGGCTGCATCCATGGCCTTGATTTTAAGTTTGCTTCCAAtaagtttaaattgtttttgttttgttttttgttttttacaaatttccACTACCAAGCTTCTTTTTAATTTGGCTTGAAAAATACTAATTAAACTCTCCATATCTGGAGACGTTTCCAAGCATTTTTAGGTCATGCACCCTTAAAAAAACggactttttaaattaaaaaaagaatgaaagaggaagagcaggTTGTATACTAATCTCAGCAGttcttggcaagacactgaacaccagcTGCCAGGCTGCAGTAGCCTTGATATTACACTTAATATTATTGTATTCAGTAACATTGCTGCGTGCAGCCCTGCTGTTGTTCATGTTGCTTAAACTGCATGATTAAGGTATAAAGCAAGTTTACCCAGACCCCTTACAGTGACAAAGGACAAAGCAGACATGTGCTATTAGTTTAAACCATGTTCCTGACCCACCGTCTGAAACATCAACTGTGTCTTTGGCTGACatcatattaaataaagaagATTACTGTA includes these proteins:
- the rpusd1 gene encoding RNA pseudouridylate synthase domain-containing protein 1; the encoded protein is MMTTNPANPDTLHVLYQNSDYIVVDKHWDIRIDSKMWYEKHTVQAQLRHHFPQLADPSTYYGFRFCHQLDFSTSGALCVALNKAAAARAYRCFKDRTVTKAYLALIRGWVKEETLTLDFSIGKNSTEGKTHMMCIEGTEGCENPKPCQTELTVLEYGMYDGDSVTKVLLQPLTGRTHQLRVHCSAIGHPIVGDFTYSSGTDNAPYRMMLHAHLLHIPLDPEPLLVSAGDPFIPTVDSKWLPQHSVRTLTATVEALLQRRVEEDRRVKEEESERVRKEEERRRHRKQQRSVKESEEQRRQCQEWLSEWAGD